The window AGGTTAAAATTATTCCCTTGGAAGTTGTGACTCGTAATTTTGCCGCCGGCCATTTTGCTTCACGCTTTAATGTTCCAATGCACAAAGCTTTAAAACCTGCTGTTCATGAATTTTATTTCAAATCCGATCCTTTAGATGATCCATTTATCAATGATGAACAAATTTTGGCGCTAGAAATTGCCGATAAGAAAACTATTAATGAAATGAAAGAGGAAGCAGAGTTAATTAATCAAAAACTGATCAGTTTGTTTAACCAAATCGGAATTGCTTTAATTGATTTCAAGGTTGAATTTGGTTTTACTAATCAAGGAAAACTTTTGCTTGCCGATGAACTTTCGCCGGACAATATGCGCTTGTTGGACAAGGAAAGTGGCAAATCGCTTGATAAAGATGTCTTTCGTCAAAAAATTGGTGATGTCAGAATTGGTTATCAAACCGTTTTGGATCGTTTGAATAACAAATTAATTACAAAGGAAAATTAAAATGTTTTTAGCAAAGATCTATGTTACTTACAAACCTTCAATTCTTGACCCACAGGGTGAAGTCATAAAATCGGCTCTCCATCGTCTTGATTATACTGATGTCAATTCGGTCATACAGGGAAAATACTTTGAAATCAAGCTTGATGCAAAAGATCAAGAGACTGCCAAAAAAGAAGTTGAGGCTTTTTCAGACGAATTATTGATTAATGTCAACATGGAAACTTTTACTTATAAACTGAGCGAAATAGCTTCGGTGGAGGAATAAAAATGAAGGCTGCAGTTCTCGATTTTCCTGGTTCTAATTGTGTTTTTGATATGTACTATGCATTGATCGATTTTGGGATTGACGCAAAAATAATTGATGCCCGACAAAACAACTTGGATAATTTCGATGCAATCTTTTTACCAGGAGGATTCTCATATGGAGATTATTTAAGAACAGGAGCGATTGCTCGTTTTGCACCAGCAATGGAAGCAGTGAAAAAAGCAGCTTATGACGGTCGAATCGTTGTTGGAATTTGTAATGGTTTTCAAATTTTAACCGAAGCCGGACTTTTGCCTGGAGCTTTAAAAATGAACGCCAAACCAGGATTCATTTGTGATGAAGTTCTGCTTAATGTTGAAAATGATAGTTCTCTTTTTACAAAGAATTTTTCTCATAAACAACTTTTATTACCAATTGCTCATGCTGGTGGCAACTATTATGTTGATCAAGAAACTTTAACAAAACTGCATGCCAACCGACAGATAATCTTTACTTATCAGGATAATCCAAACGGTTCAATTGATGATATTGCTGGAATTGTCAACCAAGGCGGAAATGTTTTCGGAATGATGCCACATCCAGAACGAGCTGTTGATTCTTTGCTTGGCAATACCAACGGCCGTCCATTCTTTGAATCGATTTTACAAACAAGCGGGGTTTTAAACTAATGCCAACAGTTGTTAATCCACAACCTAAATCGGCTGAGCAGATCAAGGCAGAACGCGTTTATGCGCAATGGGGCCTGACCGATCAAGAATTTAAAATAATTGAAGATAGAATGGATCGTTTGCCAAATTATACCGAAACAGGTTTGTTTTCAGCAATGTGGTCGGAACATGCTTCTTATAAAAAATCCAAGCCAATTTTGAGAACTTTTTGGTCAAAAAACGAACGTGTTTTGCAGGGGCCTGGCGAAGGAGCCGGAATTCTCGATATTGGCGATGGTCAAGCAGTTGTTTTTAAAGCCGAAAGCCATAACCATCCTTCTCAAGTTGAACCTTATCAAGGGGCTGCGACTGGGGTTGGCGGTATTTTACGTGATATTTTTTCGATGGGTGCCCAACCGATTGCGGTTTTGGATTCACTCAGATTTTCAGAAATAAAGGATGAACAGACCAAGTCTCTAATCGATGGAGTAATTGCCGGAATTGCCGGCTATGGAAATGCAATTGGTATCCCGACCGTTGGTGGCGATGTTGCTTTTGATGATGCCTATGAAGGAAATTTGCTCTGCAATGTCATGTCGGTAGGTTTGCTTGATCATCAGGATACGATCAAAGTCGGGCAAGCACACGGAAAGGATAATTTAGTTATTTACGTTGGCGCCAAAACCGGTCGGGATGGAATTAACGGCGCTACTTTTGCTTCGGCTGATTTTTCTTCTCAAGAAGAATCTCAACGTTCTGCTGTCCAAGTTGGTGATCCTTTCATGGAAAAATTAGTAATGGATGCAACGATTAAAGCAGTCAGAGAGATGCCGGAGGCGGTAATTGCTATTCAGGACATGGGCGCAGCCGGAATTTTGTCCTCTTCGTCTGAAATGGGTGAAAAGGGCGGATCTGGAATCTGGCTTGACTTGGATAAAGTACCCGTTCGAGAAAAGGGAATGATACCTTATGAATTAATGCTTTCCGAGTCTCAGGAACGAATGCTGCTGGTCGTTGCCAAGGGCCGGGAAAAACAGATAATCGATCTCTATAAAGATGCCGGCCTGGATGCCGTAGTCATCGGTAAAGTAACCGATGACAATCGTTATCGTTTATCTTTTCAAGGGGAAACAGTTGCAGATCTTGATATAAAACTGTTGACTAAAGCACCTTCTTACAAACTGCCAAGCAAGCTTCCGACTCACATTGAAAACGCCGATCAGGAACAATTTCAACCAAAAATTTCTAATCTGCGTCAAACGATTATGCAAATTCTTGCTCAACCGACAATTGCGTCCAAAAAAACTTTTTATCGTCATTTTGATTCGATGGTAAGAGCTGATACTGTTGTTAAACCAGGTGGTGATGCAGCCGTAATCAGAATTCGCGGAACAAAAAAAGCTTTGTCAATAACGTCCGATGTTAATGGCCGCTATGTTTATTTAGATCCTTATATTGGAGGACAGATGGCGACGGCTGAAGCGGCTCGCAATATTGTTTCAACCGGCGCTTTGCCAATTGGAATCACCGACTGTCTAAACTTCGGTAATCCTGACAATCCGGAAATTTATTATGAATTGGAACAGTCTGTCGCCGGCATAAATAGTTTGGCCAAACGGCTGAATACTCCAGTTGTCTCCGGAAATGTGTCACTTTATAACGAAACCGACAACCGGGCCATTTATCCAACCCCGATGGTCGGAATGGTTGGACTGATTAGT of the Oenococcus sp. UCMA 16435 genome contains:
- the purL gene encoding phosphoribosylformylglycinamidine synthase subunit PurL, coding for MPTVVNPQPKSAEQIKAERVYAQWGLTDQEFKIIEDRMDRLPNYTETGLFSAMWSEHASYKKSKPILRTFWSKNERVLQGPGEGAGILDIGDGQAVVFKAESHNHPSQVEPYQGAATGVGGILRDIFSMGAQPIAVLDSLRFSEIKDEQTKSLIDGVIAGIAGYGNAIGIPTVGGDVAFDDAYEGNLLCNVMSVGLLDHQDTIKVGQAHGKDNLVIYVGAKTGRDGINGATFASADFSSQEESQRSAVQVGDPFMEKLVMDATIKAVREMPEAVIAIQDMGAAGILSSSSEMGEKGGSGIWLDLDKVPVREKGMIPYELMLSESQERMLLVVAKGREKQIIDLYKDAGLDAVVIGKVTDDNRYRLSFQGETVADLDIKLLTKAPSYKLPSKLPTHIENADQEQFQPKISNLRQTIMQILAQPTIASKKTFYRHFDSMVRADTVVKPGGDAAVIRIRGTKKALSITSDVNGRYVYLDPYIGGQMATAEAARNIVSTGALPIGITDCLNFGNPDNPEIYYELEQSVAGINSLAKRLNTPVVSGNVSLYNETDNRAIYPTPMVGMVGLISDNRKITTIDFKNIGDLIYLIGSTGNDFNGSEIQKLQTGKISGKLFDFDAGAELSNQKLVLNAINADLLKSAHDLSEGGLIVALFEAAFETNFAFEVDLKLDDAQLFAETNSRFIVTVDPAKRHTFEKIAGDKAELVGRVTSGKCFQIKTNQSSFSVEKEQAVSTWQNSIADLME
- the purQ gene encoding phosphoribosylformylglycinamidine synthase subunit PurQ, which translates into the protein MKAAVLDFPGSNCVFDMYYALIDFGIDAKIIDARQNNLDNFDAIFLPGGFSYGDYLRTGAIARFAPAMEAVKKAAYDGRIVVGICNGFQILTEAGLLPGALKMNAKPGFICDEVLLNVENDSSLFTKNFSHKQLLLPIAHAGGNYYVDQETLTKLHANRQIIFTYQDNPNGSIDDIAGIVNQGGNVFGMMPHPERAVDSLLGNTNGRPFFESILQTSGVLN
- the purS gene encoding phosphoribosylformylglycinamidine synthase subunit PurS — its product is MFLAKIYVTYKPSILDPQGEVIKSALHRLDYTDVNSVIQGKYFEIKLDAKDQETAKKEVEAFSDELLINVNMETFTYKLSEIASVEE
- a CDS encoding phosphoribosylaminoimidazolesuccinocarboxamide synthase, with product MTESLLYSGKAKNMFQTDDPEIVHIHYKDQATALNGKVKEKIEGKGQLTSHISALLFDYLTVQGIENHFRKELENGDALVRKVKIIPLEVVTRNFAAGHFASRFNVPMHKALKPAVHEFYFKSDPLDDPFINDEQILALEIADKKTINEMKEEAELINQKLISLFNQIGIALIDFKVEFGFTNQGKLLLADELSPDNMRLLDKESGKSLDKDVFRQKIGDVRIGYQTVLDRLNNKLITKEN